In the Juglans microcarpa x Juglans regia isolate MS1-56 chromosome 6D, Jm3101_v1.0, whole genome shotgun sequence genome, one interval contains:
- the LOC121234141 gene encoding uncharacterized membrane protein At4g09580, producing MGKGERSNGEVGLAGPKFPLSFWEVAAASTVILGFVLGLLCVYLTMPASDYSFLKLPRTLQELQTLRDHLESYTSDYTAQVLVGYCMVYIFMQTFMIPGTVFMSLLAGALFGVFKGVALVVFAATAGASSCYFFSKLIGRPLLFSLWPDKLEFFQAQVAKRREGLLNYMLFLRLTPALPNTFINFASPIVNVPYHTFFLATLLGLIPAAFVTVKAGLTLGELQSIGDLYDFKSIATLFFIGVVSVTPTLVSKSKS from the exons ATGGGGAAGGGAGAGAGGAGCAATGGGGAGGTGGGACTCGCGGGACCTAAGTTTCCATTGAGCTTTTGGGAGGTTGCGGCGGCTTCCACCGTCATCTTGGGCTTCGTCTTGGGCCTTCTTTGTGTCTACCTCACCATGCCCGCATCGGATTACAGCTTTCTTAAGCTCCCCCGTACCCTCCAAGAACTTCAAACCCTCCG AGATCACCTTGAGAGCTACACAAGTGACTACACTGCGCAAGTTCTGGTTGGGTACTGCATGGTTTACATTTTCATGCAGACATTTATGATTCCAGGTACTGTTTTCATGTCATTGCTGGCTGGAGCCCTTTTTGGAGTCTTCAAAGGTGTAGCTCTGGTTGTATTTGCTGCCACTGCTGGTGCTTCTTCATGCTATTTTTTCTCAAAGCTGATTGGCCGCCCCCTTCTCTTCTCTCTGTGGCCAGACAAGCTAGAGTTCTTTCAAGCCCAG GTGGCTAAAAGAAGAGAGGGGCTGTTGAACTACATGCTTTTTCTAAGACTAACTCCAGCATTGCCAAATACGTTTATCAATTTCGCATCACCAATTGTCAATGTGCCATATCATACTTTCTTCTTGGCAACCCTTCTTGGTCTTATTCCTGCAGCTTTTGTCACCGTCAAG GCTGGACTAACTCTGGGAGAGCTGCAATCCATAGGGGATCTCTATGACTTCAAATCAATTGCCACTCTGTTCTTCATTGGAGTTGTCTCTGTCACCCCCACGCTGGTGAGCAAGAGTAAATCTTAG
- the LOC121234140 gene encoding RNA-binding protein 34, whose translation MRKLKHKPKEPVETPRHDAVPPSSGVFTTLFGDVPKQNAASVSSIFSDDNPYRRKPLESSTPGLGFPQAESLRRTDDDGRSESPNLSDELNKKKKKDKRKRDKEKTPENPILESDPVAGASGTALGTKKSKKEKPQNLNIGNGSNGALEDGKDGNPKLGSESNGASEKERGKPAELGPHTNEEDPDLDSKASGSLNNMNKKKRKRDELEREYEARKYGAAEVEEREEAEGGSKEKKKIVGEKRKTVDNVEDMVVSPDGFDDESKLLRTVFVGNLPLKVKKKALTKEFKQFGEVESVRIRSVPIVDTKKPRKGAIITKQFNEAVDSVHAYIVFKSEESAQASLTHNMAVFGGNHIRVDRACPPRKKLKGENGSFYDIKRTVFVGNLPYDVKDEQLYQLFSGIDNLGSSIEAVRVIRHSHISLGKGIAYVLFKTREAANLVVKKRNLKLQDRELRISHARRDSTPSSTPTKRPYSSPSQPANSPAKRLALDRTTSEGNNRANTKAPLSYQGLRASKSGVQKKAHPKSIRSFNMNSNNQKGEKLKEQKGKRPAVAARKVQALAQAFKVGGSTAQGGVKRKPDSQTPESFKRKNKKFKKSK comes from the exons ATGAGGAAGCTGAAACACAAGCCCAAAGAACCAGTCGAAACTCCCCGACACGACGCCGTTCCGCCCTCCTCGGGCGTTTTCACAACCCTCTTCGGCGACGTCCCGAAACAAAACGCCGCCTCCGTCTCTTCCATTTTCTCCGACGACAATCCATATAGGAGAAAGCCCCTTGAATCATCGACGCCCGGGCTAGGTTTTCCTCAAGCTGAATCTCTCAGAAGAACTGACGATGATGGCAGGTCTGAAAGCCCTAATCTTTCTGATGAActgaataagaagaagaagaaggacaAGAGGAAGAGGGACAAGGAGAAGACGCCTGAAAATCCTATACTCGAGTCGGATCCCGTCGCTGGAGCTTCGGGGACTGCATTGGGGACGAAGAAGTCGAAAAAGGAGAAACCCCAAAACCTTAATATTGGAAATGGATCAAATGGTGCATTAGAAGACGGCAAAGATGGAAACCCTAAGTTGGGTTCTGAGTCCAATGGGGCAtcggagaaagagagagggaaaccCGCTGAATTAGGTCCCCATACAAACGAAGAAGACCCTGATTTGGATTCAAAAGCAAGCGGTTCTCTTAATAATATGAATAAGAAGAAGAGGAAACGGGATGAGCTTGAGAGAGAGTACGAGGCGAGGAAATACGGTGCGGCAGAGGTGGAGGAGAGAGAAGAGGCAGAGGGAGGTtcgaaagagaagaagaaaattgtgggggagaaaagaaaaacagtggATAATGTGGAGGACATGGTGGTTTCACCGGATGGTTTTGACGATGAGAGCAAGCTTTTGAGGACTGTGTTTGTTGGGAACTTGCCCCTGAAGGTGAAGAAGAAGGCTCTAACTAAGGAATTCAAACAATTCGGGGAGGTGGAGTCTGTCAGGATCCGTTCTGTGCCTATTGTGGAT accAAAAAGCCGAGAAAGGGGGCGATAATTACAAAGCAATTCAATGAAGCTGTTGACAG TGTCCATGCTTACATTGTGTTTAAAAGTGAGGAATCCGCTCAGGCTTCTTTGACCCATAACATGGCTGTG TTTGGAGGAAATCACATCCGTGTTGACAGGGCGTGCCCACCTCGTAAGAAGCTAAAAGGGGAGAATGGTTCATTTTATGATATCAAAAGAACTGTTTTTGTGGGCAACCTTCCATATGATGTAAAG gATGAACAACTTTATCAGTTGTTTTCTGGCATTGACAATCTGGGATCCAGCATTGAAGCAGTTAGGGTCATTAGACATTCTCATATAAGTTTGGGGAAGGGTATTGCTTACGTCTTGTTTAAAACACGG GAAGCTGCAAATTTGGTTGTTAAGAAACGGAACTTGAAACTTCAAGATCGAGAGCTGAGAATCTCTCATGCAAGAAGAGATTCCACCCCATCTTCCACCCCAACTAAGAGGCCATATTCGTCACCTTCTCAGCCTGCTAATTCTCCTGCTAAGAGGTTGGCTTTGGATCGAACGACTTCAGAGGGCAATAACAGGGCAAATACAAAAGCTCCCCTGTCCTACCAGGGCTTGCGTGCAAGCAAATCTGGTGTCCAAAAGAAAGCTCATCCTAAAAGTATTAGGTCATTCAATATGAACTCTAATAATCAGAAAGGAGAGAAATTGAAAGAACAGAAGGGGAAAAGACCGGCGGTTGCGGCTAGGAAGGTACAAGCACTAGCACAAGCGTTCAAGGTTGGTGGTTCAACAGCACAAGGAGGGGTAAAACGTAAGCCAGATAGCCAGACACCAGAGAGCTTCAAGAGGAAgaacaagaaattcaagaaatcCAAGTAG